The genomic stretch CTCCAATAATGGCAATTTCAAAGGATTGAATGGATTTCATAAATGCAATTATGTTGCATTTATGAAATCTGACAAGGATTAAACTTCGTAGAAAGTTAAATTTTCATACAGTTCTTTTGGTAAGTTACCACTGGTATCCATGTACTTTTTGTACTTGTTTTCAAATTCTTTGTGTTGGCGTGTGCGGATGTTTTTGAAGCGGTTATGGAGTTCTGCATACGCAGGTTGTGATGATATTTTTTCCCGAATATTTTTATGAAATGGGATATGACGGTAAAAAATAGAACGTACCACTCGGTTGACACGTTGTACCCCTTCTGCTTCATACCGGATCCATAAAGAATAATCATAGGCAAATTTATCACGGTCAGTACGGAACCGTTTGAACTCGGATGAAATTTTTTCTTTGAGCTCAGGAGATAGGTCCTTACTTTTCTTATAAAACTGCACATAATCGGTGTAATCGGCTGTGATCGATGGAATCCCAACGTTATTCCAGTCTGGTCCCAGGATATTTTTACAAAGTTCCCAACGGAAAGCAGCGATTGCTTCCAACATAAAGGTTTTGAGGTCACCAGTTACAAAATGTGGGATACAAATCCTACCTCTTGATTCTTTTGATCCCGCTCCACGGAAAATGGAAAGGTCTTGCCACATCATGATTTTGGGACCAATCGATGGAACGAGGATAAAATCAGGAATGATTGACCTTTGGATAAACTCGTTTTTGATTCCAATATCTTCGTTTCTGTAAATGACCTCACGATTGAAGGCAGTATAATCAATCCCTAATATGTATTGTAGTGCTTTTTCTACATCATCTTTGGAAACAAAACATTTTTCAAGAGGGATGGTAATGTGGTATTTTGTGAGAATTGGGAAATGGCTCGCAATATTCCCAGAAGTTAAACGTACGTTAGGTTCATACATGGAAGAAATTTCAGAACCAAGTCTAGCATCCCCAGTATCATAGTCTGGTGGGATGTCTTTTTCGGATTTGATCCCTGAATCTTTGAGATCCATTTTTAATTTTTCAAAAAATGTCTGTCCAAGTTCGTCTACTGAAGTGGGAACTTCCCGTGAGTAAATTTTTTCTAACCAATCGGTACCGTGGTGGATAGGTGCACTTGGATTTCCACCCGGTTGGTACAATCTACCTACTAGTTCTACGATATGACCGTCGTCTAGTAAGGTTTCGTCAAAGTAACCATAACGTAACATGAGTTCAACGGCTTTGGGGGCCTGTTTCCCTGATTGTAACCATTTTGTGAAGGATTTTTTATAAACATCCCAATATGTTTTCGCAATGGTCCTTCGGATTTTTCGATTGTCTGGTTCTGGATCAAGTGGGTTTTTGAAGGACTTTAGTTTTACCATTAAGGTTGAAAACTCTTTGACTGCTTCTGGATCTGCTTGTGAGTAGTTTAGGATTTGGCTCGCAGAGTTAAGAAGTTCCACTTTAAGCGCTTTGGTATCAA from Leptospira levettii encodes the following:
- a CDS encoding cyclic nucleotide-binding domain-containing protein — encoded protein: MPLDTSKNNQKIPVNPGEVLFIGGKASTSMNILHEGSVRIETTLGDTSIVLYSLEGANLTPGIFALLEGTPYPYTIRAKTSCVVSTYVMNQANAKKTLTSKVSVGVMAVRTLLKEIGELYKRVLSIKGLSSKFEQTMDNLGAVYYILNPSIFSDVTPGAMITRDENIIDPVMKLIRNNLAGFQEHGGMLPDKPTINFLEEDHGEFFEKDYSESIEWNDAEFHFIRKILSVNPKISQALFEADPTLLQSAAESYVKTYRELFELLSKETYDLSEMMNSMFVGENALLEKFNLTLDLFNTGYSTIPSTVLLPITEWALKKSKSLLDEYKQIFGTNYASVGNSLDKLESKQSELTAKYGHELTAQKNKEEAIAQGGDPIRAGIDTKALKVELLNSASQILNYSQADPEAVKEFSTLMVKLKSFKNPLDPEPDNRKIRRTIAKTYWDVYKKSFTKWLQSGKQAPKAVELMLRYGYFDETLLDDGHIVELVGRLYQPGGNPSAPIHHGTDWLEKIYSREVPTSVDELGQTFFEKLKMDLKDSGIKSEKDIPPDYDTGDARLGSEISSMYEPNVRLTSGNIASHFPILTKYHITIPLEKCFVSKDDVEKALQYILGIDYTAFNREVIYRNEDIGIKNEFIQRSIIPDFILVPSIGPKIMMWQDLSIFRGAGSKESRGRICIPHFVTGDLKTFMLEAIAAFRWELCKNILGPDWNNVGIPSITADYTDYVQFYKKSKDLSPELKEKISSEFKRFRTDRDKFAYDYSLWIRYEAEGVQRVNRVVRSIFYRHIPFHKNIREKISSQPAYAELHNRFKNIRTRQHKEFENKYKKYMDTSGNLPKELYENLTFYEV